A stretch of Henckelia pumila isolate YLH828 chromosome 4, ASM3356847v2, whole genome shotgun sequence DNA encodes these proteins:
- the LOC140864288 gene encoding uncharacterized protein: MSSGQYNAGQARGQAQAKTEEWVESAKNTTSKAHDKACEAAGQTQQQAQRNKEENANFLQQTGEQVVHMAQGAIDGVKNTLGMGDKK; the protein is encoded by the exons ATGTCAAGTGGTCAGTACAATGCAGGACAAGCCCGTGGCCAAGCTCAG gCCAAGACAGAGGAATGGGTGGAGTCTGCTAAGAATACAACAAGCAAGGCCCATGATAAGGCCTGCGAAGCTGCTGGTCAAACCCAACAACAGGCCCAACGTAACAAAGAGGAGAATGCTAACTTCCTTCAACAG ACCGGAGAGCAGGTGGTTCACATGGCTCAAGGTGCCATTGATGGTGTGAAGAACACACTCGGCATGGGTGACAAGAAGTGA